The genomic region TTTTTCCTCTGGAGATGAACTGCTCAAAAAACGCAATGTGCTGGTGGTGGTGGGGCATCCTGACGATGCCGAATGGTACATTGGCGGCACCCTGAAACGCCTGGCCGATCTGGGCGCAGAAGTGCATGTGATTGTGGGGACCTCGGGCGAAAAAGGACCCAACCATTTTGATGTGCCCAACCTTGCAGAGGTCCGTGAGCAGGAACAACGTGCTGCTGGGGCAATCAATGGCTACTCTGACATTTACTTTTTGCGTCTGCCAGATCGGGGGGTTGCTGCAGATCCGAAATTCATGCCAGAGGTGATTCAGATCTACAACCGTTTGAAACCCGATGCTGTGCTGGCCTTTGATGCGTCACTGCCTTCTTTGCCTTATCTGCATGTGGACCATCAGGGAACAGCAAGGGAATTTCTGAAATTCTGGGAAACCCTGCCAGACAACCGCCCTCCGGTTTACCTGTTCCAGACCCGCAGGCCCGACACCGCCATTGACATCAGCACCGTGATTGAAACCAAAGCCAGAGCCCTGATGCAACACCGCAGCCAATTTGGCGAGCAGGACAGCAATGGAGGCCGCATGCAGGAATCCTTCAGGGGGCAGGGACGCAGGCTCGGGGTGGAGTATGCAGAGATGTTCCGGTTGCTCCGTTGATCAGACAGAAATGGATCAGACAGAAGAACCTCCACCTCCACCGCAATGTGGAGGTGGAGGTTCTT from Deinococcus misasensis DSM 22328 harbors:
- a CDS encoding PIG-L deacetylase family protein — its product is MTQQPTAHPRANRLKRSVPFLVALGLIFGVLYWIFRTVLTVGPADAFSSGDELLKKRNVLVVVGHPDDAEWYIGGTLKRLADLGAEVHVIVGTSGEKGPNHFDVPNLAEVREQEQRAAGAINGYSDIYFLRLPDRGVAADPKFMPEVIQIYNRLKPDAVLAFDASLPSLPYLHVDHQGTAREFLKFWETLPDNRPPVYLFQTRRPDTAIDISTVIETKARALMQHRSQFGEQDSNGGRMQESFRGQGRRLGVEYAEMFRLLR